From Acipenser ruthenus chromosome 2, fAciRut3.2 maternal haplotype, whole genome shotgun sequence, a single genomic window includes:
- the LOC117403750 gene encoding metaxin-3-like isoform X1, translating to MATPMELSCWGGDWGLPSIHTESLIVMAYAKFSGAELKIQTIDWTWKTLTGTVPALNLEDAVVTKPVHILNYLRKQKYNVDYDLTAKQGADTLAYIALLEEKLHPALLHTFWVDAENYSNVTRPWFASRTPFPLNFYLPCRQSSAALNRILLTKGEPPLHSITEVEAKIYSDAKECLNLLSHRLGTSQYFFGNKPTSLDAFVFGFLAPLHKAHLPSGQLQQHLKQLPSLAHFCDNIISTYFIQDGLGSSPAGQDTVDANLQKLTQLVNKESNLIEKMDDNLRSSPQHRARRSTNSNASLVAEESSSSTPA from the exons ATGGCGACTCCCATGGAACTGAGCTGCTGGGGAGGCGACTGGGGTTTGCCTTCTATTCACACTGAATCTCTAATTGTCATG gcaTATGCAAAATTTTCTGGGGCTGAGCTGAAAATCCAGACTATTGATTGGACGTGGAAGACATTAACAG GGACTGTACCAGCACTGAACTTGGAAGATGCCGTTGTGACCAAACCTGTACACATATTGAACTATTTAAGGAAACAG aaatacaatgtTGACTACGACTTAACAGCTAAGCAGGGAGCTGACACACTGGCCTATATTGCACTTCTGGAGGAGAAGCTGCACCCAGCCCTG CTGCATACTTTCTGGGTTGATGCTGAAAACTACTCCAATGTTACCAGGCCATGGTTTGCTTCCAGAACCCCATTTCCATTGAACTTTTACCTGCCATGTAGGCAATCCAGTGCAGCACTAAACCGGATTCTTCTGACCAAAGGGGAACCTCCATTGCACAGCATCACTGAAGTCGAGGCAAAG ATTTACAGTGATGCCAAGGAGTGCCTAAATCTTTTATCACATAGACTGGGAACATCGCAGTACTTCTTTGGGAACAA GCCTACCAGCCTGGATGCCTTTGTGTTTGGATTCCTTGCACCTCTGCATAAAGCACATCTCCCCAGTGGGCAGCTTCAGCAGCACCTCAAACAGCTCCCCAGCCTGGCTCACTTCTGTGACAATATTATCAGCACCTACTTCATACAGGACGGCTTGG GCTCGTCTCCCGCTGGCCAGGACACAGTAGATGCAAATCTGCAGAAACTGACGCAGCTTGTAAATAAGGAGTCCAACTTAATAGAAAAG ATGGATGACAATCTCCGCAGCAGCCCTCAGCACAGAGCGAGACGGTCGACTAATTCAAACGCCTCCCTTGTAGCTGAGGAAAGCAGCTCCTCAACGCCAGCCTGA
- the LOC117403750 gene encoding metaxin-3-like isoform X2, whose product MQQLNSAICKHIYCALKKRTDAYAKFSGAELKIQTIDWTWKTLTGTVPALNLEDAVVTKPVHILNYLRKQKYNVDYDLTAKQGADTLAYIALLEEKLHPALLHTFWVDAENYSNVTRPWFASRTPFPLNFYLPCRQSSAALNRILLTKGEPPLHSITEVEAKIYSDAKECLNLLSHRLGTSQYFFGNKPTSLDAFVFGFLAPLHKAHLPSGQLQQHLKQLPSLAHFCDNIISTYFIQDGLGSSPAGQDTVDANLQKLTQLVNKESNLIEKMDDNLRSSPQHRARRSTNSNASLVAEESSSSTPA is encoded by the exons ATGCAGCAATTAAACAGCGCAATTTGTAAACATATTTATTGTGCGTTGAAAAAGAGGACAGAT gcaTATGCAAAATTTTCTGGGGCTGAGCTGAAAATCCAGACTATTGATTGGACGTGGAAGACATTAACAG GGACTGTACCAGCACTGAACTTGGAAGATGCCGTTGTGACCAAACCTGTACACATATTGAACTATTTAAGGAAACAG aaatacaatgtTGACTACGACTTAACAGCTAAGCAGGGAGCTGACACACTGGCCTATATTGCACTTCTGGAGGAGAAGCTGCACCCAGCCCTG CTGCATACTTTCTGGGTTGATGCTGAAAACTACTCCAATGTTACCAGGCCATGGTTTGCTTCCAGAACCCCATTTCCATTGAACTTTTACCTGCCATGTAGGCAATCCAGTGCAGCACTAAACCGGATTCTTCTGACCAAAGGGGAACCTCCATTGCACAGCATCACTGAAGTCGAGGCAAAG ATTTACAGTGATGCCAAGGAGTGCCTAAATCTTTTATCACATAGACTGGGAACATCGCAGTACTTCTTTGGGAACAA GCCTACCAGCCTGGATGCCTTTGTGTTTGGATTCCTTGCACCTCTGCATAAAGCACATCTCCCCAGTGGGCAGCTTCAGCAGCACCTCAAACAGCTCCCCAGCCTGGCTCACTTCTGTGACAATATTATCAGCACCTACTTCATACAGGACGGCTTGG GCTCGTCTCCCGCTGGCCAGGACACAGTAGATGCAAATCTGCAGAAACTGACGCAGCTTGTAAATAAGGAGTCCAACTTAATAGAAAAG ATGGATGACAATCTCCGCAGCAGCCCTCAGCACAGAGCGAGACGGTCGACTAATTCAAACGCCTCCCTTGTAGCTGAGGAAAGCAGCTCCTCAACGCCAGCCTGA